ATTTATGAAGATGTATTAACAAAACTTCAATAAGCATTTTTGGGTACATAAAGAAGCCACAACAATCTCAAAATTGAGGTCATTGTGGCTTCTTTTATATTTAATCAAATCTAGTCTATGTATACACCTAGCCAATATGTAATGTTACTATCTCTTTTCAACAAATAACAAAATTAGTGTTGCCAATGGACCTAATACAAGAGAAAGTAAAAACCAATTTAACCCCGTTCTGTTCTTCCCTTGTGCAAGTGCAGCATTTATCAACGCCAATGTACCCCAACCTACGAAATATTCGTTATCCATTATCTGCCCCCATCTTATTTAACAATCCTGCACCGTTAGTATATTTCTTCACAAATTTGATTATAACACATCCAAATAACATGCTTCATAAAGGTGTTGATACTGTTAACCTGTATATCACCATCACTTAAATGAAATTGCTCGCAAAACATAGTCTTAACGTACATTAATTCAGGTGTAAAACCAATAGAACAAGTTTGAAAAACATAATCACTGAATCCCCTTGATCGCAAATAATTCCAAGCGGTAGGCCGATTATGTACGGACATAATTAATTTTCTCGCTTCCTCATTCTTGCTCTAAGCCGGCCGTTAATAAAAAAAGCGCTTCTTTCATATCGAATTTCAATACGTAAGAAAGCGCATTTAGCGTATATATTCAAATATCCTATAAAAACCAACTAACAATTAATTATTCACAAACCTCAGGCGTACCTTCACGTTTTGCTGCTCTGAAAGACGTACCGCAGCCGCATGACGCAATGGCATTTGGATTATCGATGGTGAAGCCACCGCCCATTAGCGATTGTTTATAGTCAATTTTTGTTCCCATTAAAATCGGCGCATCTTCGCGGGAAACAAGAATTCTTAAACCATGTTGTTCATCTTCAATATCATCATCTTTTTTCTCTTTATCAAAATGCATCCCATAAGACAGACCACTACAGCCTCCGCCATTCACAGCTACACGTAAAAAAGAACCTTGCTCTTCGTTATGCTCCATCATTTCTTGAATATGAAAACCAGCTGCCTGTGTAATTTCAATTACTTGCTTTAAACTTGTCATCCCAATCACCTTCCTTCTTATATAACATCATATCAATTTTGACCATTGTATGACAAACATTCAGCTTCGAGCGTATTTTTAGCAATAATTCTAATATTTTTCACATAAATAGTATTTTTTATTCATGTTTATAGAAATTACATTGGTATAATAGTTATAACGATGTCGATGAAAGAGGTAAAAAATATGGAGATTTCACCTTATTACGAAAAAAAAATTCAATGTCTTAATTGTAAAAAAGATTTTCCTACGTTAAAAGTCCGCTCTAAATTCATTAAGGTCGACCATACAGAAACGGACTTTCAGCCTATTT
This genomic stretch from Lysinibacillus pakistanensis harbors:
- a CDS encoding HesB/IscA family protein — encoded protein: MTSLKQVIEITQAAGFHIQEMMEHNEEQGSFLRVAVNGGGCSGLSYGMHFDKEKKDDDIEDEQHGLRILVSREDAPILMGTKIDYKQSLMGGGFTIDNPNAIASCGCGTSFRAAKREGTPEVCE